One genomic window of Cetobacterium ceti includes the following:
- a CDS encoding flippase, translated as MSVSKNYFYNVMLIISNTIFPIITFPYVSRVLMPEYLGKVYFVQGVVAYFLILAVLGVPNYGIRELSKAKGIGDWVEFKKIYTELLFMAILSSIGAFLLLVGTIHLYGRFEKEKLIFYIFGAQVLFECFHINHYFVVMENHKRRLIRSFTIRILSLGFLFTLVKKPSDYYIYALLLVVPEIIARIIDIYTTRNEIWWNFKELNFKRHIRKTLVIFLYIFTIGIYGSIDTTMLGIMVGDREVGLYTAAVKMNKMVLPVILSLAMVLSPRIIGAIKREEKEKLYTYMNLFIDFAFIIGVPVTALLILLAPELTLLFSGERFRGAIETMQIMTPYLIFVAVGTFMGGQIMLPRDKEKSILYISICGVFINIGLNYFMIPLWGRNGAAIATVITETIISVIKVYQVKYLYKDYKVLTRDRLLPILSGIIASGGVIFLGKYLRAYGNFLSLIIVSIFFMIIYGLGLYISRNKFLLDGIKFLKGKLRKR; from the coding sequence ATGTCTGTATCTAAAAATTACTTTTACAATGTTATGCTGATTATAAGTAATACCATATTCCCTATTATAACCTTCCCTTATGTTTCAAGGGTTTTAATGCCAGAATATTTAGGAAAGGTTTATTTTGTACAGGGAGTTGTGGCTTATTTTCTAATTTTAGCCGTATTAGGAGTTCCTAACTACGGAATTAGAGAATTATCAAAGGCCAAAGGAATCGGAGATTGGGTTGAATTTAAAAAAATATACACAGAATTGCTCTTTATGGCAATTTTAAGTAGTATAGGGGCTTTCTTACTTTTAGTGGGAACAATACATCTCTATGGCCGTTTTGAAAAGGAAAAGCTTATATTTTATATTTTCGGAGCTCAAGTATTATTTGAATGTTTTCATATTAACCATTATTTTGTTGTAATGGAAAATCACAAAAGAAGATTAATAAGATCCTTTACCATTAGAATACTTTCCCTAGGATTTTTATTTACCTTGGTAAAAAAACCTAGCGATTACTATATATATGCTCTTTTACTTGTGGTTCCTGAGATAATTGCAAGAATTATAGATATATATACCACTAGAAATGAAATATGGTGGAATTTTAAAGAGTTAAATTTTAAAAGACACATAAGAAAAACTTTAGTTATATTTTTATATATTTTTACCATAGGAATCTATGGAAGTATAGATACTACCATGTTGGGAATAATGGTAGGTGATAGGGAAGTAGGACTATATACCGCAGCGGTTAAAATGAATAAAATGGTTTTACCTGTTATATTATCTCTAGCCATGGTTCTTTCTCCAAGAATAATAGGAGCCATAAAAAGAGAGGAAAAGGAAAAATTATATACCTATATGAATCTTTTTATAGACTTTGCCTTTATAATAGGAGTTCCTGTGACAGCACTTTTAATACTTCTAGCTCCAGAGTTAACCCTTTTATTTTCAGGGGAAAGATTTAGAGGAGCCATTGAGACCATGCAAATTATGACTCCATATTTAATATTTGTTGCTGTGGGAACCTTTATGGGTGGTCAGATTATGTTGCCTAGGGACAAGGAAAAAAGTATACTTTACATATCCATATGTGGAGTTTTTATAAATATTGGATTAAACTATTTTATGATACCTCTTTGGGGAAGAAATGGTGCAGCCATAGCCACAGTTATAACAGAGACAATTATATCTGTTATAAAGGTTTATCAAGTAAAATATCTATATAAAGACTACAAGGTTTTAACTAGAGATAGACTTTTACCAATTTTAAGTGGGATAATAGCCAGTGGTGGAGTAATATTTTTAGGAAAGTATTTAAGAGCCTATGGAAACTTCCTTTCTCTTATAATTGTAAGTATATTTTTTATGATTATATATGGATTAGGACTTTATATAAGTAGAAATAAATTTTTATTGGATGGAATAAAGTTTTTAAAAGGTAAATTGAGAAAAAGATAG